In Ostrea edulis chromosome 4, xbOstEdul1.1, whole genome shotgun sequence, a single window of DNA contains:
- the LOC130054260 gene encoding uncharacterized protein LOC130054260, which produces MENSGIYRFNRFNGKDELSFIPPTLFDENSSRHWSRYIPDDVNEVFFIDFDKNLNFLQKLENRNLPTNGYYILFASKFFRWLESLSSPSEHFSDIRFRCYSEESARQILRLRLKGRLTVIEIPVSTNNHAVSVPIVIEMAKFIDLRFRISVMCKHNIIYVAQHYFRNVFHKDICIIENRPVINFEDVNYIIRPLSFSSSSNENLRVVSFIDENNVKLRRSRYVEPHDHFNLYYMNENNNRSSNGRRMESAFNISYDLPSISRHVTVDHHSRNALEIMVPQIDDCADIAIIIAMSRFDCKLLKDIVFEVRNKDKIFTAATYLFTKYGRKIELPDIENN; this is translated from the coding sequence ATGGAAAATTCTGGAATATACAGATTTAACCGTTTTAACGGTAAGGATGAGCTTTCTTTTATACCACCTACACTGTTCGATGAAAATAGTTCACGTCACTGGTCAAGGTATATTCCAGATGATGTGAATGaagtatttttcattgattttgataaaaatttgaactttttacaaaaattagAAAATAGAAATTTACCGACTAATGGgtattatatattatttgcatcaaaattttttAGATGGTTAGAAAGTCTCTCTTCGCCTAGTGAACATTTTAGTGACATCAGATTTAGGTGTTACAGTGAAGAAAGTGCACGCCAGATATTAAGATTGAGGCTTAAGGGTCGACTAACTGTTATTGAAATTCCTGTGAGTACGAACAACCATGCTGTATCAGTACCTATTGTAATCGAAATGGCTAAATTTATTGATTTACGTTTTAGAATATCTGTCATGTGCAAGCATAACATCATTTACGTTGCTCAGCATTATTTCAGGAACGTATTTCATAAAGATATTTGTATTATTGAAAACAGACCTGTTATAAACTTCGAGGATGTCAATTATATTATACGCCCTCTTTCCTTTTCGTCCAGCTCTAATGAAAACCTTAGAGTTGTATCATTTATAGACGAAAACAACGTAAAACTTCGAAGGAGCCGCTATGTGGAACCTCATGATCACTTCAATTTGtattatatgaatgaaaataacaacCGATCATCTAATGGTAGAAGGATGGAATCAGCTTTTAATATCTCCTACGATCTCCCATCGATATCACGTCACGTGACTGTAGATCACCACTCAAGGAATGCTTTAGAAATTATGGTACCCCAAATAGACGACTGTGCGGATATTGCTATTATAATTGCAATGTCACGctttgattgtaaattgttgaAGGATATCGTGTTTGAAGTCAGgaataaagataaaatatttacagCAGCAACATATTTATTTACTAAATATGGACGTAAAATTGAGCTTCCTGacattgaaaataattga